In Alkalihalobacillus sp. AL-G, the genomic stretch CGAATGTATTATCCCACTATTTTTACCGTTTTGAGGTTGCGATTCGTACCTCACTGATCCTCGGGTTCATCGGTGGCGGAGGAATCGGTCAACAGCTCTTTATTCACTTTAAAATTTTTGCCTATCCATCCGTTGCAGTCGATGTTCTATTGATCATGATCATGGTCGTCGTCGTGGATTTTGTCGGTAGTAAAATCAGAGAAATGGTGATCTGATGAAGCGAGAACCAGTAATAAAAGTGAAAAATTTAACGGTACGTTATTTACGAGCTAAGACGGACGCCCTTTCAGAGGTCGACATCGAGCTTCATGAGGGTGAATTCATATGTGTACTTGGAAAGAGCGGGGCAGGTAAATCGACGTTGATCCGTTGCTTGAATGGACTTCAAAAGCCTACAGTAGGTCATGTCTTTTATAATGGTAATGATATAACCGTCTATGGTGAAGAAGAACTTCGAAAGGTTCGAACGGAAATGGGGATGATTTTTCAGCATTTCAACCTGATTCCCCGCTTGTCGGTCATGCAAAATGTTTTAACGGGTACATTCGGGAAACGTCCTGATTGGAAGAATCTGCTCGGACTGTTTACAAAAAACGAGTGTTCTGAGGCGATTAGCCTTATTGAGGAAGTGGGACTCAGTGATCATGTCCGTCAGCGGGTCGAGCATTTGAGCGGCGGACAGAAGCAGAGGGTAGCGATTGCTCGTGCACTGATCCAAAGTCCACAGGTATTTCTAGGTGATGAACCGGTTGCTAGTCTTGACCCTGGAACAGCAAATCGGATTTTTCAGATTCTAGGTCGAATTCATGAAGAACATCAATTACTGACCTTGATCAATGTACATGATGTTGTGATTGCGAAACGGTATGCTTCAAGAATTTTAGCGTTAAAAGAGGGATCGCTCATTTTCGATGGCACTGCAGATGACCTGACCGAAGATATATTAGAGGAAATTTATGAAGAAAGAGGATGACATCACGTCATCCTCTTTTGTGTTGAAAAGAAGCTATGGTCTATTTACTTGCGTATAAGTAGCATTCTTGTTTTTCCGTAACTTTTCCGATGATTGATGTATCGGTGTTTCCTTTATCGTGCATGACCTTTACGTATTGTTCTGCTTCATCCATCGGCATGCTGATCAGTAAACCACCCGACGTAACGGCATCACATAGGATCCACTGTTTGATTTCGTCTAGTTCACTGTACGCAACGCAATCTGAAATCCAACGATGATTCGCCTTCGTACCCCCAGGTACAACACCTTGTTCAGCAAGCTCCAAAGTGCCATCAAGGATTGGAACATTTGAAAATTGAACATGAATGGATACGTCACTGCCTTTCGCAATTTCAGACGCATGCCCTAACAGTCCGAAACCTGTTACATCCGTGACTGCGTTCGGATGGAAGTCCTCAAGTGACTCTGCAGCCGTTTTGTTGAGCTCTGCCATAACAGCTATCACCTTATCGTGCTGTTCTTCCGTTAGCTTCTCACCTTTGATCGCGGTTGTTTGCACCCCGACCCCAATTGGTTTCGTAAGGACGAGTGCATCTCCAGGTTTAGCACCCACATTTTTATAAACGTTTTCAGGGTGGACCAAACCGGTAACAGATAACCCGAACTTCGGTTCTTGATCGTCGATCGAATGACCGCCAACGATAAGTGCTCCAGATTCCTTCACCTTATCTGCAGCGCCTTTTAAAATCTCAGCGAGCATGTCAGGACCTAATGATTTAATCGGATAGCCAAGAATGTTCATCACTGTTTTTGGCTTGCCACCCATCGCATACACGTCGCTCAATGAATTTGCAGCTGCAATTTGTCCGAACATATATGGATCATCAACAATCGGGGTGAAAAAGTCCACCGTTTGGATGATGGCAAGATCATCTGTGAGCTTATAGACTCCTGCGTCATCTGATGTATCTAATCCAACAAGCAGGTTGGGATCATGTTCTCGTTCAGGTAATTGACGCAAAACTTGCGCCAGGTCTTCAGGACCGATTTTACAGCCTCAACCACCTTTTGAGGACAGTGTGGTAAGTCTTATCTTTTCTTCTTTTGACATTTTGAAGCACCTCCTAATGGTAGTATAAACATTTTTTTTGCGATATGAGAAATAATATACTACAATGAACCTAAATTCAGAAAACTTTTTTAATAAACGAACAATGATTTGTACTAGGGAAGGGAGTTATTTTCAAATGAGCTACAAAGTTTCAGTAGAATTTTGCATGCAGTGAAACTATGCTCCTAAAGCCGCGAGTTTCGCGGAGGAACTATTTGATCGTTTCCGATCAGATGTAACGACACTTGAGTTGATTCCAAGTTCAGGCGGTGCATTTGAAGTAACCGTAAATGGACAAAAGATTTATTCGAAGCTGGAAGCAGGCGAGTTTCCGGATTTCGAAAAGCTGTTTAACGAAATGGAACAAAGGTAACCGTTAGTGATTTGGGGATGATTCAAAATGGGGGCTGAGTGTCTCTGGAATTTGAATCATCCCTTTCGTTCGCATTACCGGAAGACCTTACAGGAGGTCGATTTCACGTGAAGAATTTATTGCAGGTGCTCCCAGCCGTACATACGATACAAGCAGATGAACGGTTTACAGAGATTGTTAAGAACAGTTCGTTTTCAATAGAGGGTGCTACGAAAATCGTTCAGGAACAAATCGATCAGATTCGGTCGCAAATGTTAGAGGATCGATGGGATGGCCCATTTACAAAGAAATTAATTACTGATGACTTGCTTGTAAAACTTGAAACTGAACTCATTTCACAGCAAACATCTCTTCGACCTATGATCAATGCAACAGGTGTTATTTTACATACGAATCTTGGCAGGGCAAGACTTAGTGAGCGTGCGGTCCAACAGATGATAAGCGTCGCAAGGCATTATTCAAATTTGGAGTACGATATTGAAAAAGGTGGAAGGGGATCAAGGCATTCACTCGTGGAAGGCTTGCTTTGTGAAATAACAAGTGCCGAGGCTGCAATGGTCGTCAACAATAATGCTGCGGCTGTTTTTCTGACGTTACGCTCACTTGCCCGTGAAAAAAGTGTCATCGTCTCACGAGGGGAGCTTGTTGAAATTGGAGGCTCGTTTCGGGTTTCATCAATCATGGAAGAGAGCGGTGCCGTTTTAAAAGAAATAGGTACAACAAACAAGACGCATCTTCGTGATTATGAACAAGCAATCGATGAAACAACTTCCATGATCATGAAGGTCCATACGAGTAATTTTAAAGTGATCGGATTTGCTGAAAGTGTGCCAACCGTTGAACTTGTTAACCTTGCAGACCAACACGACAACATTTTAACCTATGAGGATCTTGGAAGTGGTGCTCTTTACGACTTGAAAAGTAAAGGAATCGGCAGTGAACCTCTTGTGAAAGATGTCATTGAGTCTGGTATTGACGTCGTTACATTTAGTGGGGATAAGCTTTTAGGCGGTCCACAGGCAGGTATTATTGCTGGAAAGGCGAGCATCATTGAACAATTGAAAAAGCATCAGCTTGCTAGAGCCCTAAGGGTAGATAAATTCACCCTCGCTGCACTAGAAGCGACCCTTTTGGCCTATAAATATGATCAGATCGAAGAAATACCAACTTTACGGGATATATTGTCCCCATTAGAAGAAATTCAAAAGAGGGCTGAACAATTTTTTGAACAAGTCAGCCTGTTTGATGATTTCCGTTTCACGATACAAGATGGCACATCACGCATCGGTGGTGGCACTATGCCGGAAGTTGAACTGCCAACGTCAGTCGTTTCTGTTAGGCACAATGAGAAATCAACGGAAGAGCTGAATCGGTGTTTCCGTGAATCCAATCCACCAATCATCGGTCGAATAAAGGGCGATGAGCTGTTATTGGATTTTCGAACGATAACAAAGGAAGAACAGGTTGAAATGGTACAGATGATCAAAGTATTTAATAAAGAATAAGGAGGGATGCTCTACAGCCTCCCTCCGTGATTTTGTCGTGTATGATTTCTGTTTTTTACTTTTTTTGAGCCGTCAAGTGGTTCGGGTTGACCAGGATTATTTCCCTTTGGTGCATTTTTGCGTTGGTCTTTATAGGTATTACGTTCTGCCATGAAGTCCATCCTCCTTTTGGTTTATTATGCAAAAGAGCAGGGTAGTATATACATTGATAGAGGATGTTCTTGAACCCTTCCAATAAGGATGTTTTCAGCGAGTTTCAGGAATAATTACACCTGTCCCGTTTCATATTAACAAGAGATTCAAATTTTGAGGAGGGATTGTGATGCCGTATCACAAGGATAAGCAGCAAGCATTTCAAGCTGCTCAGCAAGGCTACGAACAAGCAATACAGGCCAGAGATACAGCTGTTGAAAATTCAGTAGACTACGACTATGCCGCAAAACAGCATCAATTTCAACAGGAAATGAATGAAGCCCTTCAACAAATTGAAAATGCGTTAGAGGTTGCCAGTGAACATCAACAACTACAGTTACGGCAATATCAAGAGGAGTTATTTAAACTCAACCAACAGTATGACGAAACGTGAATCATCCAAAGGAACTATACAATAAAAAAGCACGTCAATAGTAGCTCATTTGTTGGAGGTGCCTCTTATAGGCCACCTCCTTTTCCATGTGATTATTGGTTTTTCTTTCTTTTTTTATTATTTTGTTTTTCCGTTTCTGTCAATGGATCATTTGCAAATTCATGATCAAATTGTGATGTTTGTTGAACCGCTTGACGATCCGAAAGATTGGATGATTGTGGAGACTTTTTCGTTTTAGCCATAGTGATGGTCACCTCCTGTGGATAGTTTTAGCGCCTTGTTGCGATCTATACACAAAAGGGGAAGTCAAAAAGGCATTCGAATGATAAACGGGGAATTTCTTTGTTACTCGGTTTATCCGGTCCTCACGTATTAACACCATACGCTCCGGTCCTTAAAACGGTCGTGCCTTGGGCTCACACGATGTGAGTCAGTTCGATGTTGTTACAGGACGTAACGTATTTAGTCGAACTTCTTTTAAGAAAATCTGATTCGTCTGTTTTTTGAACAAATATTTAAAGAAGTCAAAAAGGCATCCGATAAGGAGAACTTATTAACTTTAATAACATTATTGGAATTTACTTATGTGTTGTTGTATTCTACAATAGTATTAGGAAGGGTAAAACATTTTTTTGCATCAATAGCGGATGTTCAAAAAGTCCGGTAAAAATTGCTGTCGAATTTCTTCGTTGCTCGGTCTCTACGGTCCTGACGTATATACACAATACGCTCTGGTCCTCGAGACATTTCGCGCCTCGAATTTCTTGGCTCTTTTTGTCCTCTTTTTTGAACTGACACTAAAGTTTAAGTTTCGACAGTCTTTAAACTGTCATGTATCATGGATAGGAGAGGGAGGTTTTGGCATGTCAACAAACGATGTATTTCATGCTAGAAAAACGTTTGAAACAAGTGGAAAAACGTATCATTATTATGATTTGAAAGCATTAGAGAATGCTGGAGTAGGAAACGTATCTCGTTTACCTTATTCCATTCGAATCCTGCTTGAATCTGTTTTGCGTCAATACGACGGAAAAGTGATTGACAAAGAACATATTGAAAATTTAGCAAAATGGGGAACAAAAGACGTCAAAGAAATTGATGTTCCGTTCAAACCATCCCGTGTCATTTTACAGGACTTTACTGGAGTACCTGCAGTAGTTGACCTTGCATCACTTAGAAAAGCAATGGCAGATATGGGTGGATCACCTGATAAAATCAATCCTGAAATCCCGGTTGATCTTGTTATTGACCACTCTGTACAAGTAGACAGAGCGGGTACGGAAGATTCATTGAAGTTCAATATGAAACGTGAATTTGAACGTAACCTTGAGCGTTATAAGTTCTTGCGTTGGGCTCAAACTTCATTTGATAACTATCGTGCAGTTCCTCCTGCAACAGGAATCGTCCACCAAGTAAACCTTGAATACCTAGCTTCAGTAGTTGCTTCGAATGAGCAGGACGGCGATCTCGTCGCATTCCCTGACTCATTGGTCGGAACAGATTCCCATACGACAATGATCAATGGGATCGGTGTTCTCGGATGGGGTGTTGGTGGTATCGAAGCAGAAGCCGGAATGCTCGGCCAACCATCTTACTTCCCAGTTCCAGAAGTGATCGGTGTAAAGCTTACGGGTGAAATGCCAAATGGAACAACCGCAACAGACTTGGCTTTAAAAGTAACACAAGTCTTGCGTCAGCAGAATGTTGTTGGGAAGTTCGTTGAATTCTTTGGCCCAGGACTTCAGGATATGACACTTGCGGACCGTGCGACCATTTCTAACATGGCTCCAGAATACGGCGCAACGTGTGGATTCTTCCCAGTAGATGAAGAAACACTCAACTATATGAGTCTTACTGGACGTTCTCCAGAGCAAATTGAGCTTGTAGAGAAATATACAAAAGCCAACGGAATGTTCTACACACCTGGTACAGAAGATCCTGAGTTTACTGACGTTGTAGAACTGAATCTTTCTGAAATCGAACCGAACCTTGCAGGACCTAAGCGTCCACAAGACTTGATTCCACTTTCAGAAATGAAGGATGCATTCAACCGTGCACTTGTAGCTCCAGCTGGACACAGTGGTTTCGGTTTGACTAAAAAGGATATTGAAAAGTCCATTGAGGTCAAACACCCTAACGGAAAAGTTTCTAATATGACAACAGGTGACCTAGCAATTGCCGCAATCACAAGCTGTACAAATACATCGAACCCAAGTGTTATGTTAGGTGCAGGTCTAATTGCGAAAAAAGCAGTCGAAAAGGGCCTTGAAGTTCCTGAGTATGTAAAAACAAGCTTGGCACCGGGATCTAAGGTTGTAACGGGCTACCTTGAAGATGCTGGACTCATGCCTTATATGGAAAAGTTAGGATTTAACCTTGTCGGATATGGCTGTACGACTTGTATCGGTAACTCCGGACCATTAGCAGATGAAATTGAAGAAGCGATCGCAGAAAATGATCTCACAGTTTCATCAGTGCTTTCCGGTAACCGGAACTTTGAAGGACGTATCCATCCACTTGTAAAAGCAAACTACTTGGCTTCACCGCCTCTTGTTGTAGCGTACGCTTTAGCTGGAACTGTCGATATCGATCTTCAAAACGATTCGTTCGGTAAAGACAAGGACGGAAACGAAGTCTACTTCAAAGACCTATGGCCGACTACAGATGAAATCAAAGAAATAATGAAGAATTCTGTTAAGCCTGAGCTCTTCAAGAAAGAATATGAGCGAGTGTTTGATGACAACAAAGAATGGAATGAGCTAGACACAACAGAAGAAGAGCTTTACAGCTGGGATGATGATTCTACTTACATTCAGAATCCTCCATTTTTCCAAGGTCTTTCTCGTGAACCAGGTACAGTAAAACCGCTTAAAGACCTAAGAGTTGTCGGTAAGTTCGCTGATTCTGTAACAACAGACCACATTTCTCCTGCAGGTGCGATTGCGAAAGATAGTCCTGCTGGAAAATATCTGATGGACAACGGAGTAAAACCTTCTGAGTTCAACTCATACGGCTCTCGGCGTGGCAACCATGAAGTAATGATGCGCGGTACGTTCGCGAACATCCGTATCCGTAACCAGATTGCACCAGGTACAGAAGGCGGATGGACAACATACTGGCCGACTAAAGAAGTGATGTACATGTATGATGCATGCATGAAGTATCAAGAAAATGGTACTGGACTCGCGGTTCTTGCCGGTAAAGATTATGGAATGGGAAGCTCACGTGACTGGGCTGCTAAAGGTACAAACTTACTTGGTATCGAAACAGTCATTGCTGAAAGTTTCGAACGTATCCACCGTAGTAACCTTGTGCTGATGGGTGTTCTTCCACTTCAATTTAAAGAGGGAGAAAACGCTGAGGTATTAGGACTTACAGGTAAGGAATCAATCGCAGTTGAGCTCGATGAAACTGTCAAACCTCGTCAAACGTTGAACGTAACGGCAACAGATGAAGAGGGTAACAAGAAAGAATTTGAAGTAATTGCTCGTTTCGATAGTGAAGTTGAAATCGATTACTACCGTCATGGTGGAATCCTTCAAATGGTTCTGCGTAACAAACTATAATTGTTAAAATAGAGGTTGGCTCATTGGGGTCAACCTCTTTTTACATACGAAAGAGGTTAGTTGATTGAAATTCACTTTTACTCGAATCCTTCAATTGTCCATTACGATCTTATTGCTTGCAGGTTGTTCAACAAGTGAGTCTGACGTAACATATAAGGTAACAGAAGTTATTGACGGTGATACATTTAAGATTCAATATAACGATCGAGAAGAAACGATCCGATTGCTGTTAGTCGATACACCTGAAACCGTCCATCCACAAAAACCAGTGCAGCCATTTGGGAAAGAAGCGAGTAACTGGATGAAACAAGAGTTATCAGGAGAACGAGTTGAACTCGAGCTCGATGTATCTGAACGTGGTAAATATGGAAGGATTCTTGCTTACGTATACAATGAAGAGGGTGAAATGATCAATGAACTTTTGTTAGAAAAAGGTCTGGCAAGAGTCGCATATATCTACCCTCCGAACACGAAATATGTAGACCGATTCCAAGAAATCCAAGAGGAAGCACAACTTAATGAGCGAGGCATTTGGAGCATCGAGAATTATGTGACTGAAGACGGGTTTACGAGTGATTCAAGACCAGAGGTACAACCGAATTCCGATTGCAGCATTAAAGGGAATATTAATTCTGACGACGAAAAAATTTACCATATGCCAGATGGGGCTTATTATGACGTCACAAAACCCGAGCTAATGTTTTGTACTGAATCTGAAGCACAACAATCAGGCTTCCGTCCCTCCAAGCGTTAACCTAAAAATCTACAACGTTTCACTCTGTGTTAAAACTTTCTGATAATTTGAATAAAAAGGAAAAAATAGGGGTATAACAGAGATATTGAGATGTTGTAGAAGGAGGTACTTGGATGAAGTCGAAAAAACGAACGTTTAAAGAGCTCGTATCAGAAAATAAACAGGAACTGCTGAAAGATCAACAAGCGATGGAACGATTAGAGATCCGCTTAGAAAATCGCCATTTGAAAAATAGCTGAACAAATGCGGTTTAAATAAGAGTCATACACCTCAAATGCCTTCGAGGGTGTATACTCTTATTTTTTATTGTTGTACTTTTTAAGCAGCAGGACTCATTCTCCTAATTACTGTAAAATCCATGTCCAATTACGCTCTATTCGGCGTTCATTCTCCTAATTACTGTAAAATCCATCCAATTACGCTCTATTCGGCGTTCATTCTCCTAATTACTGTAAAAGACATGTCCGATTATGTTCTATCCGGCGTGCATCCTCCTAATTACTGTAAAATCCATGTCCAATTACGCTCTATTCGGCGTGCATCCTCCTAATTACTGTAAAATCCATGTCCGATTATGTTCTATTCGGCGTTCATTCTCCTAATTACTGTAAAAGCCATGTCCGATTACGCTTTATTCGGCGTTCATTCTCCTAATTACTGTAAAAGCCATGTCCGATTATGTTCTATTCGGCGTTCATGCTCCTAATTACTGTAAAAGCCATGTCCAATTACGCTTTATTCGGTGCGTTTTCTCCTAATAATTGCAAATACCATGCCAGATTATCCTCTTTTCGTGACTGTATCTCTTATCAATTGTTAATTACGGGCAAGATTAAGTTCTATTCGTGACCGCATATCCCAGTATCTGTTAATTCCGAGCATGATTACTCACCATCACTCTTAATTATGTGAGCCATTGCGACAATCCTTTGTACCCTAAACCCCGAAATCAGCTTCTCTTTCGTAAAAAAGTCACGAGTAGGGAATAATACAGGTTGAAGGGAGGTCGATTGTTTTGAGTAATCCAAAACGTCATCCTGAACATTTCGTTCCGAATCACCTCGGTACACAACCACGTGTAGGTGGTGGGAACAAAGGGAAACAAATGAGTATGAAATCAAACGAACAACCACAATATATCCCACCAAAAGGGTAATTGAAATGGCTGGCTGCATATATGGCCAGCCTTCTATATTACCGTTTCCTGTATCTACCATGCTCTGAATGAGACAAAATCTGTGAAAAGCCGACGTGAATCTAATCTTCCTTACGAATGTTTTATGATGTAGTGGGAGGAGTGAGCAATTA encodes the following:
- a CDS encoding FbpB family small basic protein; the protein is MKSKKRTFKELVSENKQELLKDQQAMERLEIRLENRHLKNS
- a CDS encoding acid-soluble spore protein N → MSNPKRHPEHFVPNHLGTQPRVGGGNKGKQMSMKSNEQPQYIPPKG
- the acnA gene encoding aconitate hydratase AcnA, with translation MSTNDVFHARKTFETSGKTYHYYDLKALENAGVGNVSRLPYSIRILLESVLRQYDGKVIDKEHIENLAKWGTKDVKEIDVPFKPSRVILQDFTGVPAVVDLASLRKAMADMGGSPDKINPEIPVDLVIDHSVQVDRAGTEDSLKFNMKREFERNLERYKFLRWAQTSFDNYRAVPPATGIVHQVNLEYLASVVASNEQDGDLVAFPDSLVGTDSHTTMINGIGVLGWGVGGIEAEAGMLGQPSYFPVPEVIGVKLTGEMPNGTTATDLALKVTQVLRQQNVVGKFVEFFGPGLQDMTLADRATISNMAPEYGATCGFFPVDEETLNYMSLTGRSPEQIELVEKYTKANGMFYTPGTEDPEFTDVVELNLSEIEPNLAGPKRPQDLIPLSEMKDAFNRALVAPAGHSGFGLTKKDIEKSIEVKHPNGKVSNMTTGDLAIAAITSCTNTSNPSVMLGAGLIAKKAVEKGLEVPEYVKTSLAPGSKVVTGYLEDAGLMPYMEKLGFNLVGYGCTTCIGNSGPLADEIEEAIAENDLTVSSVLSGNRNFEGRIHPLVKANYLASPPLVVAYALAGTVDIDLQNDSFGKDKDGNEVYFKDLWPTTDEIKEIMKNSVKPELFKKEYERVFDDNKEWNELDTTEEELYSWDDDSTYIQNPPFFQGLSREPGTVKPLKDLRVVGKFADSVTTDHISPAGAIAKDSPAGKYLMDNGVKPSEFNSYGSRRGNHEVMMRGTFANIRIRNQIAPGTEGGWTTYWPTKEVMYMYDACMKYQENGTGLAVLAGKDYGMGSSRDWAAKGTNLLGIETVIAESFERIHRSNLVLMGVLPLQFKEGENAEVLGLTGKESIAVELDETVKPRQTLNVTATDEEGNKKEFEVIARFDSEVEIDYYRHGGILQMVLRNKL
- the selD gene encoding selenide, water dikinase SelD, which translates into the protein MSKEEKIRLTTLSSKGGUGCKIGPEDLAQVLRQLPEREHDPNLLVGLDTSDDAGVYKLTDDLAIIQTVDFFTPIVDDPYMFGQIAAANSLSDVYAMGGKPKTVMNILGYPIKSLGPDMLAEILKGAADKVKESGALIVGGHSIDDQEPKFGLSVTGLVHPENVYKNVGAKPGDALVLTKPIGVGVQTTAIKGEKLTEEQHDKVIAVMAELNKTAAESLEDFHPNAVTDVTGFGLLGHASEIAKGSDVSIHVQFSNVPILDGTLELAEQGVVPGGTKANHRWISDCVAYSELDEIKQWILCDAVTSGGLLISMPMDEAEQYVKVMHDKGNTDTSIIGKVTEKQECYLYASK
- the sspO gene encoding small acid-soluble spore protein O, with the protein product MAKTKKSPQSSNLSDRQAVQQTSQFDHEFANDPLTETEKQNNKKRKKNQ
- a CDS encoding small acid-soluble spore protein P; its protein translation is MAERNTYKDQRKNAPKGNNPGQPEPLDGSKKVKNRNHTRQNHGGRL
- a CDS encoding thermonuclease family protein → MKFTFTRILQLSITILLLAGCSTSESDVTYKVTEVIDGDTFKIQYNDREETIRLLLVDTPETVHPQKPVQPFGKEASNWMKQELSGERVELELDVSERGKYGRILAYVYNEEGEMINELLLEKGLARVAYIYPPNTKYVDRFQEIQEEAQLNERGIWSIENYVTEDGFTSDSRPEVQPNSDCSIKGNINSDDEKIYHMPDGAYYDVTKPELMFCTESEAQQSGFRPSKR
- the phnC gene encoding phosphonate ABC transporter ATP-binding protein, coding for MKREPVIKVKNLTVRYLRAKTDALSEVDIELHEGEFICVLGKSGAGKSTLIRCLNGLQKPTVGHVFYNGNDITVYGEEELRKVRTEMGMIFQHFNLIPRLSVMQNVLTGTFGKRPDWKNLLGLFTKNECSEAISLIEEVGLSDHVRQRVEHLSGGQKQRVAIARALIQSPQVFLGDEPVASLDPGTANRIFQILGRIHEEHQLLTLINVHDVVIAKRYASRILALKEGSLIFDGTADDLTEDILEEIYEERG
- the selA gene encoding L-seryl-tRNA(Sec) selenium transferase — protein: MKNLLQVLPAVHTIQADERFTEIVKNSSFSIEGATKIVQEQIDQIRSQMLEDRWDGPFTKKLITDDLLVKLETELISQQTSLRPMINATGVILHTNLGRARLSERAVQQMISVARHYSNLEYDIEKGGRGSRHSLVEGLLCEITSAEAAMVVNNNAAAVFLTLRSLAREKSVIVSRGELVEIGGSFRVSSIMEESGAVLKEIGTTNKTHLRDYEQAIDETTSMIMKVHTSNFKVIGFAESVPTVELVNLADQHDNILTYEDLGSGALYDLKSKGIGSEPLVKDVIESGIDVVTFSGDKLLGGPQAGIIAGKASIIEQLKKHQLARALRVDKFTLAALEATLLAYKYDQIEEIPTLRDILSPLEEIQKRAEQFFEQVSLFDDFRFTIQDGTSRIGGGTMPEVELPTSVVSVRHNEKSTEELNRCFRESNPPIIGRIKGDELLLDFRTITKEEQVEMVQMIKVFNKE